One genomic segment of Microvirga ossetica includes these proteins:
- a CDS encoding adenylate/guanylate cyclase domain-containing protein, with amino-acid sequence MGADETGTLTELRAHQTALIEPRITEHQGRIVKLTGDGMLVEFPSVVNAVACAAEIQRGMRQRNEDVPRDRWIELRIGVHLGDVIVQDGDIFGDGVNVAARLEGIAAPGGIAVSGSVRDHVGSRLDVTFEDLGEQPLKNIEQAVRVYNVLTGTSSARPKGTTAVAPQTMQRLSIAVLPFANMSGDAEQEYFSDGITEDIIIDLSKISGLLVIDRNTVFTYKGKSITAQQVARERDVRYIMEGSVRKAGSRVRIAGQLIEGSTGALLWAERYDRDLTDIFAIQDEITQAIVEQLKVKLLPEEQAAISSVPTENIEAYSYYLRGRQFFHEWTKSYLLLARRMFSKAVELDPRYARAYAGIANCDSALHAWHAAEVSLDDILEMSAKALALDPDLAEAHAAQGLVLYQHGRHEEAVAEFERALALDPSLYDANFFYALLLNTQGDLAAAANLFERAAEIRPDDYRSPNHLFGIYRALDRPVDQMRWAKIGLERAERVLELHPESSGPAHRGAVALAHLGERDRAKEWAARALAIDPGENIAHYNVACVYSLLGELDEAMDHLEKVIPQLSPELMKWLEKDSDLDAVRIHPRYQKMFGTRGEQQGPGK; translated from the coding sequence ATTGGGGCAGACGAGACCGGCACGCTCACCGAGCTCAGGGCGCACCAGACCGCGTTGATCGAGCCCAGGATCACCGAGCACCAGGGGCGCATTGTCAAGCTCACAGGGGACGGCATGCTGGTGGAGTTCCCGAGTGTGGTGAATGCCGTCGCCTGCGCGGCTGAAATCCAGCGCGGCATGCGTCAAAGGAATGAAGACGTTCCGCGGGATCGCTGGATCGAACTCCGGATCGGTGTCCATCTCGGAGACGTCATCGTCCAAGATGGCGATATCTTTGGCGATGGGGTGAACGTGGCGGCGCGGCTCGAAGGGATCGCCGCGCCTGGCGGGATCGCGGTGTCCGGCTCCGTTCGTGATCACGTCGGTAGCCGGCTCGACGTCACCTTTGAAGATTTGGGCGAGCAACCACTCAAGAACATCGAGCAAGCCGTTCGCGTCTACAACGTGCTAACCGGCACTTCCTCCGCCCGCCCGAAAGGCACCACGGCTGTTGCCCCACAAACGATGCAGAGGCTGTCGATTGCGGTGCTTCCCTTCGCCAACATGAGTGGAGATGCAGAGCAGGAGTATTTTTCGGATGGCATTACCGAGGATATCATCATCGACCTGTCGAAGATCTCCGGTCTGCTCGTCATCGACCGCAATACCGTGTTCACCTACAAGGGCAAGTCGATCACGGCGCAACAGGTAGCGCGGGAACGTGACGTCCGGTACATCATGGAGGGAAGCGTCCGCAAGGCGGGATCGCGTGTTCGCATTGCCGGTCAGCTTATAGAGGGCTCCACCGGGGCGCTTCTGTGGGCCGAGCGCTACGACCGCGACCTCACGGACATTTTCGCGATACAGGACGAGATCACGCAGGCAATCGTCGAGCAGCTCAAAGTGAAGCTTCTACCCGAAGAGCAAGCAGCAATCTCTTCGGTCCCAACCGAAAACATCGAGGCATATTCCTATTATCTCAGGGGCCGGCAATTCTTTCATGAGTGGACGAAGTCGTACCTGCTGCTGGCGCGACGGATGTTTTCCAAGGCTGTGGAGCTCGATCCACGCTATGCCCGCGCCTATGCAGGGATCGCCAATTGCGATTCGGCCCTACACGCGTGGCATGCTGCTGAGGTCTCCCTAGATGACATTCTTGAGATGAGCGCCAAGGCCCTGGCGCTCGATCCCGATCTGGCTGAGGCCCACGCTGCCCAAGGACTGGTCCTGTATCAACACGGACGCCACGAGGAGGCCGTTGCCGAGTTCGAGCGGGCTCTTGCGCTTGATCCCAGTCTGTACGACGCGAATTTCTTTTATGCCCTACTTCTGAATACGCAAGGCGATCTTGCGGCGGCCGCCAATCTGTTCGAGCGCGCTGCCGAGATACGGCCCGACGATTACCGGTCGCCAAATCATCTGTTCGGCATCTATCGTGCGCTGGACCGGCCGGTAGACCAGATGAGATGGGCAAAGATCGGCCTTGAACGAGCCGAACGTGTGCTCGAGCTGCATCCGGAAAGCTCCGGTCCCGCTCATCGGGGTGCCGTCGCACTGGCGCATCTCGGCGAACGCGACCGTGCCAAGGAATGGGCCGCCCGCGCCCTCGCGATCGATCCGGGTGAGAACATAGCCCATTACAACGTCGCTTGTGTTTATTCACTCCTGGGCGAGCTCGACGAGGCGATGGATCATCTGGAGAAGGTCATTCCACAACTCTCCCCCGAGTTGATGAAGTGGCTTGAGAAAGACTCGGACCTGGACGCTGTCCGCATCCATCCGCGCTATCAGAAAATGTTTGGGACTCGGGGCGAGCAGCAAGGGCCCGGCAAGTAA
- a CDS encoding DUF6894 family protein — protein MPRYYFHLMLGPRMVARDDAGHECPNDAAAHEFARLSAGLFVSDLLLLGAFEQYCFEVVTEDGEPVSPSSAG, from the coding sequence ATGCCCCGCTACTACTTCCATCTCATGCTTGGCCCCCGAATGGTCGCCCGTGACGATGCCGGCCATGAATGTCCCAATGATGCCGCAGCACATGAGTTCGCGCGCCTCAGCGCCGGCCTCTTTGTCTCGGACCTGCTCCTGCTCGGCGCGTTCGAACAGTACTGTTTCGAGGTCGTCACCGAAGATGGGGAGCCAGTCTCACCATCCAGTGCAGGATGA
- a CDS encoding adenylate/guanylate cyclase domain-containing protein, which yields MTNPADAKVQRRLAAILAADVVGFSALMSQDEEGTLARIKSLRRELIEPMVHAHYGRVVKTTGDGFLVEFSSPVEAVSCAVEVQEALVAKTSQETSQAVHLRIGINLGDIIIEPDGDIYGDGVNVAARLEQIAEPGGIWISGKVYEEVRGKLPYHFDDKGEQWVKNIGRPVRVYGIRTSASLTARTATFTPSRSDKPSIAVLPFTNRSGDPEQDYFADGMTEDLITGLSRLRWLNVIACTSSFNHTEVRQFSFPPGARYILEGSVRRSGDRIRINGQLIGAATGKHIWAERYDRELMDIFAVQDEITENVVAAIEPHLYMEEGLRAANQVPESIGVWGLVVQAIGLINRVGRHENEQARTLLERAIMMEPTYAKAHAVLSWAVWWASYNYWLPDEQQGREQAQHHAEEALALDPSEPWAHMVFGLCLSTAGQHDRAQQELEIALGVNPSFALAHSVYGWTLTRAGKFEVAVAETAKALRMSPSDSFTSLYEFVHGVSLMAAQRHYEALPYLRKALVAFPDFPTHHSMLIACCGHLGLLDEAKAALARRNNLGPPLTVDLARSYMRKFAFCSVVTEGLSKAGVPEH from the coding sequence ATGACCAATCCAGCCGATGCAAAGGTACAGAGGCGTCTCGCGGCGATCCTTGCGGCTGACGTTGTGGGCTTTTCGGCCCTAATGAGCCAGGACGAGGAAGGCACCCTCGCGAGGATCAAGAGCCTGCGCCGGGAGCTTATCGAGCCGATGGTCCATGCCCATTATGGCCGCGTGGTCAAAACGACCGGTGATGGCTTCTTGGTTGAATTCTCCAGCCCTGTAGAAGCTGTAAGCTGTGCCGTTGAGGTTCAGGAGGCTCTTGTGGCCAAGACTTCTCAGGAAACCTCCCAGGCTGTCCACCTCCGCATTGGCATCAATCTTGGCGATATCATCATTGAGCCGGACGGTGATATCTATGGGGATGGGGTGAATGTCGCGGCTCGTCTGGAACAGATCGCAGAACCTGGAGGCATTTGGATTTCGGGAAAGGTCTACGAGGAGGTGCGCGGCAAGCTGCCATACCACTTTGACGACAAAGGCGAACAGTGGGTCAAGAACATCGGGAGACCCGTGAGAGTATACGGCATCAGGACTTCGGCATCCCTGACTGCAAGAACGGCCACGTTCACACCTTCGCGCTCAGATAAACCCTCCATTGCCGTCCTGCCATTCACCAACAGGAGCGGCGATCCCGAACAGGATTACTTTGCCGACGGCATGACAGAGGACCTCATCACGGGGCTATCCCGCCTCCGATGGCTCAATGTCATCGCCTGTACCTCCTCCTTCAATCACACGGAAGTACGTCAGTTCTCGTTTCCCCCAGGTGCACGATACATCTTAGAGGGAAGTGTACGAAGATCAGGGGATCGTATCCGTATCAACGGTCAACTGATCGGCGCGGCAACCGGAAAGCACATCTGGGCCGAGCGGTATGATCGGGAGCTAATGGACATCTTTGCGGTTCAGGACGAGATTACAGAAAATGTCGTGGCCGCCATCGAACCCCACCTGTACATGGAAGAGGGCCTGCGTGCGGCAAATCAAGTCCCCGAAAGCATTGGCGTTTGGGGATTGGTTGTTCAAGCCATTGGGCTCATCAACAGAGTTGGGCGTCACGAGAACGAGCAGGCACGTACTTTGCTCGAACGCGCGATTATGATGGAGCCTACCTATGCCAAGGCACATGCTGTCTTAAGTTGGGCCGTATGGTGGGCATCGTACAATTACTGGCTTCCTGATGAACAGCAAGGCCGAGAACAGGCACAACATCACGCCGAGGAAGCTCTTGCTCTCGATCCGAGCGAGCCTTGGGCACATATGGTGTTTGGACTTTGCCTCAGTACGGCCGGGCAACATGACCGTGCGCAGCAGGAGCTTGAAATTGCGCTTGGAGTGAACCCAAGCTTTGCACTGGCACACAGCGTATATGGCTGGACGTTGACGCGAGCTGGCAAGTTCGAAGTCGCGGTAGCCGAAACAGCGAAAGCCCTGCGGATGAGCCCTTCTGACAGTTTCACCAGTTTGTATGAGTTTGTTCACGGTGTCTCTCTTATGGCTGCTCAGCGCCACTATGAGGCTCTTCCATACCTCCGCAAGGCCCTGGTAGCTTTTCCGGATTTCCCGACCCACCATTCCATGCTGATTGCCTGCTGCGGTCATCTCGGTCTTCTTGACGAGGCGAAGGCGGCATTGGCCCGCCGGAATAATCTTGGGCCACCGCTAACAGTAGATCTGGCGCGTTCCTACATGCGCAAGTTCGCGTTCTGCTCTGTAGTCACGGAAGGCTTGAGCAAGGCGGGTGTTCCAGAGCATTAG